GCTACCAGATTGTTAAAGATCTGGAAGTGAACGAATACGGCCAGTCCATGATGAAGAAGACCGAGCAGGAACTGCTGGAAGAAAAAGCAGCTGTTGATCATCTGCTGCCAGCTGACACTGCTGAAAGCCGTGAAAACCTGAGAACGTCTACCGACGGTCAGACCCAGTTTGACAACGGTGTTGATGCTGCTTCTGCATACTACAAAGCGGATCGTATCTGCTGATATACCCATCGCCTTTGAAGATGTGGGGGTGTTGGCTGCTCTTGCTCACCCCAATCACCTACTATTCGCAGGCTCACTGGCAACGCTCCCAGCGTTGCTCAGCACATACACTCCATCCGTGGAGATAACGGGGCTTCGCTCGTTTGCCGCCTACCCACATCTCCAAATCCAATGGGTACAAGCCCATACAATGTTAGCTCCGTCCGGGGCTAACATCCTCAATCCTCCCTGAAGTGACAAATTTCACCCTTTAACCATTGAGCTTTCAATTCAATCTCTGGCACACTGGCTCTCTACCATTGGAGGACAGCAGACCATGAGTGAAATTGTTCTGGAAAACAATAATAGAACCACCACCAGTGTGACCGGAATACCGGCTTTAGACACGGAAAGTACACTGACAGGACTGTTACACAAACAGCGCAAAGCTTTCCTTCAAAACCCCTGCCCTTCTGCCTCAGAACGCCGCGGCTGGCTGCAACAACTCAAACAGGCTCTGCTTAATCATAAGGAAGAACTGATTCAGGCTATTGACGCTGACTTTGGCGGACGCTCCCGCAATGAAACACTGATAGCAGAATTTATGTCTTCTCTGGGAGATATTGCTTATGGGAGCAAGCACCTGAAGAAATGGATGAAACCGAGCCGTCGTAGTGTGCCTCTGCATCTGCAGCCAGCTTCTGCCAAGGTCCTTTATCAGCCGGTTGGCGTTGTCGGCATTATTGTGCCCTGGAATTACCCGTTGTTTCTGGCTATGGGGCCGTTAGTCGCGGCTTTGTCGGCTGGCAATCGATGCATGTTGAAACTGTCCGAATTTACTCCGGAAACGTCAAAACTGACGACAGAGATTATTGCCAAAACCTTTCCGGAAGATCTCATCACTGTGGTGAATGGCGAGGCCGACGTTGCCGCCGCGTTCTCGAAACTGCCTTTTGATCACCTGTTATTTACCGGTTCTACATCGGTTGGCAAGCATGTCATGCGCGCCGCTGCCGACAACCTTACACCTGTCACCCTGGAGCTGGGCGGCAAATCACCAGTGCTTGTGGATAATGACTTTCCATTGCAGGAAGCCGTTGAGCGCATCTGCTATGGCAAATCCCTGAATGCCGGTCAAACCTGTGTGGCGCCGGATTATATCCTCATTGAAAAGTCACAGCAGCAGGCGTTCATTGACGCCTATATAAAAGCGTTCCGCACCATGTACCCAACGGTCAGTGGCAACCCGGACTATTCCGCGATCATCAATGAGCGTCAGCATGAGCGTCTTCAGTCGTTAATTCAGGATGCGAAAGACAAAGGGGCAACCGTGGTGACTCTGGATGATGAAAGCATTACAGACGGTTCCCGTCGCATGCCTCCACACCTTATCGTGAATGCAACAGACGATATGGAAGTGATGCAGCAGGAAATATTCGGTCCACTGCTTCCCGTCATTGCCATCGAAAATCTCAACGAAGGTATTGAATTTATTCGTGCCCGACCACGCCCTCTGGCGCTGTATTACTTTGGCTCCAGCAAAGAACGTCAGGAACAGGTTCAGCAAGCAACACATTCCGGCGGTGTCTGCATCAATGAAACGTTGATGCACGTGGCCATTGACGACATGCCATTTGGCGGAATCGGTCCGTCAGGCATGGGGCATTATCATGGGCATGAAGGATTTCTGACCTTCAGTAAAGCCAAATCGGTACTGTCCAAAGGGCGGTTTAACTCTGCAAAGCTGGTGTTTCCTCCCCACAACACCAAGCTCAAGAAGGCTATCCTGAAATTTATTTCATCATAGTAGCCACCAGCTCTACCGTTGAGTCGCCCCGGGAGGCTTGTCCAGGGTTATAAATTTGAGCCTGAAGGCTGATTTCGTTACGATTGTGCCCTGATTTGCTAACACAACCTCCGCTCAGGAGGGTACAGCAGGAAAAGCACTTTCAATGAGCAAAGTTATCTATCCTGGCACTTTTGACCCGATCACGAAAGGCCATATGGATCTGGTCGAGCGCGCCGCTCGCATCTTCGACGAAGTGGTTATTGCGGTGGCTGCCAGCCCCAAAAAACAACCGTTATTTGATCTGAATGAAAGGGTTCGGCTGGCCGAGGAAAGCACTGCTCACCTTGATAATGTCAAGGTCACCGGCTTTAGCTCCCTGTTGGCAAACTTTCTGGAAGAGCAGCAGGCAACCGTAATCCTTCGGGGTTTACGCGCTGTCTCTGATTTTGAGTATGAATTTCAGATGGCGAACATGAACCGTGTTCTGGCGCCAACTGTAGACAGCCTGTTCCTGACCCCTGCCGAGCAGTATTCGTATATCTCTTCTACTCTGGTGCGTGAAATCGCTTCCCTGGGCGGAGACATTACGAATTTTGTAGACCCTTGCGTTGGCAAGGCTCTGGCTGAGAAGTACGGTCAGAAAGACTGAATGAGTCCGAACAGGCTTTTCGGAGAAGACCCCCATGGCTTTAGTCATTATTGACGATTGCATCAACTGCGACGTTTGCGAACCCGAGTGCCCAAACAGCGCCATCTCCCCGGGAGATGAAATCTATGAAATTGACCCGACACTGTGTACCGAGTGTGTGGGTCATTACGATGAACCACAGTGTCAGAACGTCTGCCCTGTGGACTGCATTGAGCTGGATCCTGAGCACAAGGAATCCAAAGAGGAGTTGATGGAAAAATACACCATCATCACCAGCGCAGCCTGATCTCAGACGGCTAAAACAAAAGAGGCATTGTTTCTGACAATGCCTCTTTTGTTTGTATTTGAAAGTTATAGCAATCGCAGCTGTTAGTAGCAGCTATTGAATAGTCAACTAACTCAACCTGCGCAGATCACCCAGCTTACCGTCGTTGCTATAGGATATTTCAAACGTTCCGTGAATGCCTTCGCGGGTAACGTGTTGAAGCAGGATGTCGTAAGGCAGACTCATGGTAAACCCTTCTCTGGTTCGCACCTGAACACGATGTTTTTTTCCTTTGTAATAGAGCAGAACCTGCTCAGAGTTCAGACTGATTGAAAACACTGCCGTGTGCATGCTGCCTCCATCCCGTGAATGATTAGCTTATATAGTAAAATTTAGCAGGTTATCAGCTTATCTTCTGCCTGTGTGAAAAAAGCATAATTCATTGATGCAAAAGGCTTAGAAGTTGTTCATCAGAATATAAAAAAGCCCAAATGCCATTAAAGCATTTGGGCTTTCATCAATCAGGCCAGTGGTTTACTGCCCCTGATCAGGCTCAGGAGGCATAAGACCTTCCGGCATTTGCATATTATCCGGAATCTGCATCTGCTGCATAACCTGATTAATAGACTCGCGGATGCTGGCAATCATGGCCTTGTAACCTTCATCGAAACCACGGTAGAACGCAATATCAGTCGCTTTCTGCTCTTCCTGCTGCTCCCCTTCAGGCCGGAAAATCGCCGGTTGCTTGCCTTCGGGGTTTTCACCACTAAAGAAGGATTCCATGGAGGTTGGCACCGTCAGGGCAACACGTCCGCCTGCCATGTAACCATCGATGAAACGACCTTTCAGGAATGGATTATCGCTGTTGCCAACACCGGCAACCCGATAGGCATCCTCAGCTTCACACCAGCGATCCTTATATTCACTGGCCTGTTTGCCATCCCGGCAGTCATATTCAAGAAAGCCCAGCTGTTTTACGACGCCATTGTAACCGGCGCGATAGCCAGCCTCGAGAGGCTTCTCATTCTGCCCTTCCAGCGCTTCCCGGCTCACAGTGCTGGCCTCAGCACGGCGGGCATCGTTGATACCCTGACGAAAGCCAGTCAGGAAAGTGCCAAAAGCCTCTTGATCAGCTGCCACAGAACTGGCATCAAACAAAGCTTTGGCCTCGCACCATACCTGTTTCAACGGATTACTGCTGTCAACCACAGAACAGTCATAAGATTCTTCAGCAGTAATGACACGGCTGTCATCAACCACCGGAGCCACTTTTGGGCATTCTTTAGGCTTGCTGCATCCCTGCAAAATGGCTAAAACAGCCACTGCGGGCAGAAGACCTACCGAAACAACTTTACGCATTCAATTCTCCTTCCGGGGATTAAGCACTGGGTATCTTTGCCTCACGGTGACAGGGAATTCCTATAACTCAGCCGGGATAACAACGATGCAGGCTCGATTTAGTATTTGTTCACCATCGTTTGACGGGGCTGAGTAAATATAGTTCACAAAATGAACCATTTTCTTTTCTGGTCGGAATACTCTGAACTAATACTTAAAAAGGCTGTTTTTAAGCTGTACTCCTGTCCCAAAAGAACATAATGCCTGCCAGTTCTGCGGAAGTTTTTGTCTGAATAGAGATAAAAGTTGTTCAAGCGAGCAATCGACACCACAGGCAGGCAAGGCCAGAAGCTCATTATTCAGCATGAGTTTAACCGTGTGCTTCCCCTGATAACCCTTTACAACAATGTCCAGATGAGCGCCATAACCGACGTTTTCCGATCGGGGCAACCCCATAATCGCCAGAAAAGTCAGCAGGTTAATATCACTGGCAACATACAGCACAAAGCGTTCGCAACTTTTTCCCTGACAGGATTGATAGTTACTCAGCGTTTTGACGAGTTCCTGAATAAAGTTGCCACTCAGCAGTTGCAACATTTCCTGATCCTGAACCAGCTTCTGAAAAAACCAGTCCAGCAGACCCAGTAACTGCTCCTGATCTTCAGGAGTCAGTTTGTCAGGCAGCGGGATGTTATAGAGCTTGCGTATAAGAAGCGCATCCATCAGAGGTATCAGGGAGTAAATCTGTTTTGGCTTGTTAGCGACTTCAGCCCAATATGAAAAACGTGTTCCGTAACTGGCTCTTTTTTTTTGCCATTCATCGCTGGCTTCCAGTGACTCCATGCGATTTACAAAGCCCGGGCAGATGTGATGGGCGCTGAATAAGAAATCAGATTCCGGCGGATAAGCAAACAGTGGCGGAATCTGTGTTTGATCTGGCAGTCCAGTGGGTGCAACACCAGCGGGATAAAATCCCTGCAGGATGGCATTGGCAGACTGAATAGTGCGATTCAGTCCTTTTGCGATATGACGGCTATAACCACTGTGCCAGGTTGCCGGAAGGTTATCCTGAAAATAACGCTGCCTGAGGTTTTTTCCCAGTTCGAAACATTGTCTGGTCCCCTCGACGGTCAACTCGCCTTTACCCATAGGCCAGAGTTCCTCATTCAGGGGAACCCTGGGAGAGCGATCACCATGACGCACCAGACTGATCAAAAAATCCGGTGTATCCGCAATGGCAAGATGGGGCAACAGGTGAATGGCTGCCATAAAAACAAACAACACATTCCGGCCAGAAAGATTATTCATTATTCTGTTCGCTTTAGAATTAGCCTTGCGCACAGAATAGAAAAAATTTTCTGATTAACCAGTGTTCACTGTGATTATTCCAATTCCGCTTTCTAAATATGA
Above is a window of Endozoicomonas montiporae CL-33 DNA encoding:
- a CDS encoding coniferyl aldehyde dehydrogenase — encoded protein: MSEIVLENNNRTTTSVTGIPALDTESTLTGLLHKQRKAFLQNPCPSASERRGWLQQLKQALLNHKEELIQAIDADFGGRSRNETLIAEFMSSLGDIAYGSKHLKKWMKPSRRSVPLHLQPASAKVLYQPVGVVGIIVPWNYPLFLAMGPLVAALSAGNRCMLKLSEFTPETSKLTTEIIAKTFPEDLITVVNGEADVAAAFSKLPFDHLLFTGSTSVGKHVMRAAADNLTPVTLELGGKSPVLVDNDFPLQEAVERICYGKSLNAGQTCVAPDYILIEKSQQQAFIDAYIKAFRTMYPTVSGNPDYSAIINERQHERLQSLIQDAKDKGATVVTLDDESITDGSRRMPPHLIVNATDDMEVMQQEIFGPLLPVIAIENLNEGIEFIRARPRPLALYYFGSSKERQEQVQQATHSGGVCINETLMHVAIDDMPFGGIGPSGMGHYHGHEGFLTFSKAKSVLSKGRFNSAKLVFPPHNTKLKKAILKFISS
- the coaD gene encoding pantetheine-phosphate adenylyltransferase, translating into MSKVIYPGTFDPITKGHMDLVERAARIFDEVVIAVAASPKKQPLFDLNERVRLAEESTAHLDNVKVTGFSSLLANFLEEQQATVILRGLRAVSDFEYEFQMANMNRVLAPTVDSLFLTPAEQYSYISSTLVREIASLGGDITNFVDPCVGKALAEKYGQKD
- a CDS encoding YfhL family 4Fe-4S dicluster ferredoxin, translating into MALVIIDDCINCDVCEPECPNSAISPGDEIYEIDPTLCTECVGHYDEPQCQNVCPVDCIELDPEHKESKEELMEKYTIITSAA
- a CDS encoding DUF2835 family protein, translating into MHTAVFSISLNSEQVLLYYKGKKHRVQVRTREGFTMSLPYDILLQHVTREGIHGTFEISYSNDGKLGDLRRLS
- a CDS encoding histidine phosphatase family protein, which codes for MNNLSGRNVLFVFMAAIHLLPHLAIADTPDFLISLVRHGDRSPRVPLNEELWPMGKGELTVEGTRQCFELGKNLRQRYFQDNLPATWHSGYSRHIAKGLNRTIQSANAILQGFYPAGVAPTGLPDQTQIPPLFAYPPESDFLFSAHHICPGFVNRMESLEASDEWQKKRASYGTRFSYWAEVANKPKQIYSLIPLMDALLIRKLYNIPLPDKLTPEDQEQLLGLLDWFFQKLVQDQEMLQLLSGNFIQELVKTLSNYQSCQGKSCERFVLYVASDINLLTFLAIMGLPRSENVGYGAHLDIVVKGYQGKHTVKLMLNNELLALPACGVDCSLEQLLSLFRQKLPQNWQALCSFGTGVQLKNSLFKY